A section of the Gloeobacter violaceus PCC 7421 genome encodes:
- the folE gene encoding GTP cyclohydrolase I FolE has protein sequence MTIAHKDFLPSDWHEDDSASEAASRNGLDPMMDAVRTLLVGVGEDPERNGLERTPKRVAEALKFLTKGYGQSLEELLNGAIFDLGHDELVLVRDIDLFSMCEHHMLPFIGRAHVGYIPDQKVVGLSKLARIVEMYARRLQVQERLTRQIAEALQEVLQPRGVAVVIEASHMCMVMRGVQKPNSWTVTSSMVGVFKESQSTRQEFLDLIHHKATF, from the coding sequence ATGACGATTGCCCACAAGGATTTTCTGCCTTCCGACTGGCACGAAGACGACTCCGCTTCAGAAGCCGCAAGCCGCAACGGCCTCGACCCGATGATGGACGCGGTCCGCACGCTTTTAGTCGGGGTGGGCGAGGATCCCGAGCGCAATGGCCTGGAGCGCACACCCAAGCGAGTGGCGGAGGCGCTGAAGTTTCTCACCAAAGGCTATGGTCAGTCGCTCGAAGAACTGCTCAACGGCGCCATCTTCGACCTCGGGCACGACGAGTTGGTGCTGGTGCGCGATATCGATCTATTCAGCATGTGTGAGCACCACATGCTGCCGTTTATCGGCCGAGCCCACGTCGGTTATATCCCCGACCAGAAGGTGGTGGGCCTGTCAAAACTTGCCCGCATCGTCGAGATGTACGCCCGTCGCCTGCAGGTGCAGGAGCGCCTCACCCGCCAGATCGCCGAGGCGCTGCAGGAGGTGTTGCAGCCGCGGGGTGTGGCGGTGGTGATCGAAGCCTCGCACATGTGCATGGTGATGCGCGGCGTGCAGAAGCCCAATTCCTGGACGGTGACCAGTTCGATGGTGGGGGTCTTCAAAGAGAGCCAGTCCACCCGCCAGGAATTTCTGGACCTGATCCACCACAAGGCGACGTTTTAA
- a CDS encoding SDR family oxidoreductase, producing MESAQTDRIRGVALITGASSGIGRAVARRLAEQGFGVALVARSRERLEQLQSELAPAKTVALAQDLTDFGAADGVVAAVQTKLGPIDVLVNSAGMAYTNTLEGTPVADWERVLALNLTAPFAMTRAVLPGMRARRSGLVVNLVSIAGERAFAGWGAYCASKAGLLAMTRVLAEEVRSEGIRVTALCPGAVDTALWDSEAVAADFERGAMLSAETVAGLVLYTVNLPPDAVLEAAILMPGRGTF from the coding sequence TTGGAATCAGCGCAAACTGACAGGATACGGGGGGTAGCCCTCATCACCGGAGCAAGCAGTGGCATCGGTCGCGCTGTGGCGAGGCGTCTGGCGGAGCAGGGCTTCGGGGTGGCGTTGGTGGCCCGCAGCCGCGAGCGCCTGGAGCAGTTGCAATCGGAACTGGCCCCGGCCAAAACGGTTGCCCTGGCGCAAGATCTCACCGATTTTGGGGCCGCGGACGGTGTGGTGGCTGCCGTCCAGACCAAGCTCGGTCCTATCGACGTGCTCGTCAACAGTGCCGGAATGGCCTACACCAATACGCTTGAGGGCACGCCGGTTGCGGATTGGGAGCGCGTTCTGGCTCTCAACCTGACCGCACCCTTTGCAATGACCCGCGCTGTATTGCCCGGTATGCGCGCGCGGCGGAGCGGTCTGGTGGTGAACCTTGTCTCCATCGCGGGCGAGCGCGCCTTTGCGGGCTGGGGAGCTTACTGCGCCAGCAAAGCCGGCCTGCTCGCCATGACGCGCGTGCTCGCCGAGGAGGTCCGCTCCGAGGGCATCCGGGTGACGGCCCTCTGCCCGGGGGCGGTGGATACGGCCCTCTGGGACAGCGAAGCGGTCGCGGCCGACTTCGAGCGCGGGGCGATGCTTTCGGCTGAGACCGTCGCGGGGTTGGTGCTCTACACGGTGAATCTTCCTCCCGACGCTGTGCTCGAAGCAGCGATTTTGATGCCCGGCCGGGGCACTTTCTAA
- the nuoH gene encoding NADH-quinone oxidoreductase subunit NuoH — translation MEGIDLGNAFAQSLSGLGVPADVARALWLPLPMIVILLTVTVGVIAAVWGERKWSGMMQQRMGPTIIGLGGSIQGAADGVKLLVKEDIIPVKADPWLFTLGPAIVIIPVFFSYLVIPFGQGLVLSDITIGIFFIIAVASISPIGALMAGYASNNKYALLGGLRAAAQSISYEIPLALSVLAIVMMSSSLSTVDIVEQQETLGLFSFFSWNIWRQPIGFVIFLISALAETERAPFDLPEAESELVAGHHTEYTGMKFALFYLSEYANLILASLIASVLFLGGWSFIVPLEPLAALFGIEASNPIFQVVNALVGISVTILKATFFVFLAILARWTLPRVRIDQLLDLGWKFLLPVSLFNLLLTAALVLLSNTLKTTLPLYLPLIIFVGLVFVAMSLQKRPAAKPTAARA, via the coding sequence ATGGAAGGAATCGATTTGGGCAATGCGTTTGCCCAAAGCTTGAGTGGCTTGGGAGTACCGGCGGACGTCGCCCGCGCCCTGTGGTTGCCCCTGCCGATGATCGTCATTTTGCTCACCGTCACCGTCGGGGTGATCGCCGCCGTCTGGGGTGAGCGCAAGTGGTCGGGCATGATGCAGCAGCGCATGGGTCCGACGATTATCGGTCTGGGCGGCTCGATCCAGGGTGCGGCGGACGGGGTGAAGCTGCTGGTCAAAGAGGACATCATCCCGGTCAAAGCCGATCCGTGGCTATTTACCCTCGGGCCGGCCATCGTGATTATCCCGGTGTTTTTCTCCTACCTGGTCATTCCGTTTGGTCAGGGACTGGTGCTCTCGGATATCACCATCGGCATTTTCTTCATCATCGCCGTGGCGAGCATTTCGCCCATCGGCGCGCTGATGGCGGGTTACGCCTCCAACAACAAGTACGCCCTTCTGGGGGGTCTGCGGGCGGCGGCCCAATCGATCTCCTACGAAATTCCGCTGGCACTCTCGGTGCTCGCCATCGTGATGATGTCGAGTTCGCTTTCGACCGTCGACATCGTCGAGCAGCAGGAGACGCTCGGACTGTTTTCGTTTTTCTCCTGGAACATCTGGCGCCAACCGATCGGTTTTGTGATTTTCTTGATTTCGGCGTTGGCTGAGACCGAGCGCGCCCCGTTCGATCTGCCGGAGGCGGAGTCGGAACTGGTGGCGGGCCACCACACCGAGTACACGGGTATGAAGTTTGCCCTGTTCTATCTCTCCGAGTACGCCAATTTGATCCTCGCCTCGCTCATCGCCTCGGTGCTGTTTTTGGGCGGTTGGAGCTTCATCGTGCCGCTGGAACCGCTGGCGGCGCTCTTCGGCATCGAGGCTTCCAACCCGATCTTCCAGGTGGTCAATGCCCTGGTCGGTATCAGTGTGACGATCTTGAAGGCGACGTTCTTCGTGTTCCTCGCTATCCTGGCGCGTTGGACCCTGCCCAGGGTGCGCATCGACCAACTATTGGATCTGGGCTGGAAATTTCTGCTGCCGGTGTCGCTTTTTAACTTGTTGTTGACCGCCGCCCTGGTGTTGCTCTCCAACACGCTCAAGACGACGCTGCCTTTGTATCTGCCGCTGATAATCTTTGTGGGGCTCGTCTTCGTGGCGATGTCGCTGCAGAAGCGGCCCGCCGCCAAACCGACCGCCGCAAGAGCATGA
- a CDS encoding sensor histidine kinase: protein METLGLAPRLRSLSQALAAGPPFAEQLQAAGSRTWSMAVAALAGFLGEHPARVILFAGGKFDLAALSAVGTVAPKLWQFQTLLAHKPQGEVVVPLSAGDPLADENFLVVIAHDFCLVLCHRSPTLQFSFETAVVRRACTVLRQRLVITRPDRLAAFDRALSHPPLASVRLLSRFSRALLAEGSRAQESIDGSELDFLELLAHEVRTPLTTIRTLTRLVLRKGGLTESARTHLEAIDRECALQIERFELLALAMDHEQGELALRPQAVAVDELLMGCLERWREQADLRGLALDVDPPAELPRVHADQLLLERVLGGLVDRLVRSLPFGSHIQLKAERAGFWLRVRIDITGGSVENPSAEDANPFRVDSQAGAVTLRLPAAQGLVAAMGGKLTLRLRPEGESSTLTLYLPIQS, encoded by the coding sequence ATGGAAACCCTCGGGCTTGCACCAAGGTTGCGTTCGCTGAGCCAGGCCTTGGCCGCCGGTCCCCCCTTCGCCGAGCAACTGCAGGCGGCGGGCAGCCGCACCTGGTCGATGGCCGTCGCTGCCCTCGCGGGCTTTCTAGGAGAGCATCCGGCGCGGGTGATCCTCTTTGCGGGCGGCAAATTCGATCTGGCCGCTTTGAGCGCTGTGGGCACGGTGGCACCGAAGCTTTGGCAGTTCCAGACGCTGCTGGCCCACAAACCCCAGGGCGAGGTGGTTGTCCCTTTGAGCGCGGGCGATCCGCTGGCCGATGAGAACTTTCTGGTGGTGATCGCCCACGACTTTTGCCTGGTGCTGTGCCACCGCAGCCCGACGCTGCAGTTTTCTTTTGAAACGGCGGTGGTGCGCCGCGCCTGTACCGTGCTGCGCCAGCGGCTGGTGATCACCCGTCCCGACCGGTTGGCCGCTTTCGATCGCGCCCTCAGCCACCCGCCGCTGGCGAGCGTGCGGCTGTTGTCGCGCTTCAGCCGGGCCCTGCTGGCGGAAGGCTCGCGCGCCCAGGAGTCGATCGACGGCAGCGAACTTGATTTTCTCGAATTGCTCGCCCACGAAGTGCGCACACCGCTGACCACGATTCGCACGCTCACCCGACTGGTGCTGCGCAAAGGCGGGCTCACGGAGTCCGCGCGCACCCATCTGGAGGCGATCGACCGCGAGTGCGCGCTGCAGATCGAGCGCTTTGAGCTGTTGGCCCTCGCCATGGACCACGAGCAGGGCGAGTTGGCCCTCAGGCCCCAGGCGGTGGCCGTCGACGAACTGCTTATGGGCTGTCTGGAGCGCTGGCGCGAGCAAGCCGATCTGCGCGGTCTGGCCCTCGATGTCGATCCGCCCGCCGAACTGCCCCGCGTGCACGCCGATCAGCTGCTTCTAGAACGGGTCCTGGGCGGTCTTGTGGACCGGCTGGTGCGCAGCCTGCCCTTCGGTAGCCACATCCAACTGAAAGCCGAGCGGGCCGGTTTCTGGCTCAGGGTGCGCATCGATATCACCGGCGGTTCGGTCGAGAATCCGTCGGCGGAGGACGCCAATCCCTTTCGAGTCGATTCCCAGGCCGGGGCGGTCACCCTCCGGCTGCCGGCGGCCCAGGGATTGGTGGCGGCGATGGGCGGCAAACTCACCCTGCGCCTGCGCCCCGAGGGCGAAAGCAGTACGCTGACGTTGTACCTTCCCATTCAAAGTTGA
- a CDS encoding sensor histidine kinase, with amino-acid sequence MDFDRLAHQLRNPVMVIRTLARLVGKRLGPDDPNQVLLEQIARECRRLDALLEDKLEVHAPGPVPLEPLVAEVERAANALARERQIRFEREGQASCQVKADGRALYEVLMNLLDNAFKYTPPGGQVRLEVRPGQNACTIDIADTGSGIEAVDLERIFDAYYRGSRNGDRPGRGLGLAIARDLIEQMGGSIDARNGEGGGSRFCVTLPTAQED; translated from the coding sequence GTGGATTTCGACCGCCTCGCCCACCAGTTGCGCAACCCCGTGATGGTGATTCGCACCCTCGCGCGTCTTGTGGGCAAGCGCCTCGGGCCGGACGATCCCAACCAGGTGCTGCTCGAGCAAATCGCCCGCGAGTGCCGCCGCCTCGACGCGCTCCTGGAGGACAAACTGGAGGTGCACGCGCCGGGTCCGGTGCCCTTGGAGCCGCTGGTGGCCGAGGTGGAGCGGGCGGCAAACGCCCTGGCGCGCGAACGGCAGATCCGCTTCGAGCGGGAAGGCCAGGCGTCCTGTCAGGTCAAAGCCGACGGACGCGCCCTCTACGAAGTGCTGATGAACCTGCTCGACAACGCCTTCAAGTACACCCCGCCCGGGGGGCAGGTGCGCCTGGAGGTGCGGCCCGGCCAGAATGCCTGCACCATCGACATCGCCGACACCGGCAGCGGCATCGAGGCAGTCGATCTCGAACGCATCTTCGACGCCTACTACCGCGGCAGCCGCAACGGCGATCGGCCCGGCCGGGGGTTGGGGCTCGCCATCGCCCGAGACCTGATCGAGCAAATGGGGGGTTCTATCGACGCGCGCAACGGCGAAGGCGGCGGCAGCCGCTTTTGTGTAACCTTACCCACCGCCCAGGAGGACTGA
- a CDS encoding response regulator transcription factor produces MAAHLLLVDDDPGIRLALQAYLEDEGFGVTTARNAIEGLELAEKHQPDLVITDIMMPQVDGYRFLQKLRALPRFRYTPVVFLTAKGQTADRIQGYRHGCDAYMPKPGDPEELVAIVRNLLDRSRQVQSEIVSLVSELNHRPAPVAIEAIDLDLTPREQEVLLLVYAGLMNKEIAGRLERSTRNVEKYVSRLLAKTGTSSRTELVRFALEHGLVSPGSAAG; encoded by the coding sequence ATGGCCGCTCACCTGTTACTGGTCGACGACGATCCCGGTATTCGCCTGGCGCTGCAGGCCTATCTGGAGGACGAGGGCTTCGGCGTCACTACCGCCCGCAATGCCATCGAAGGGCTGGAACTGGCCGAAAAACACCAGCCGGATCTGGTGATCACCGACATCATGATGCCCCAGGTGGACGGCTACCGGTTCTTGCAGAAATTGCGCGCCCTGCCGCGCTTTCGCTATACGCCGGTGGTGTTCCTGACCGCCAAGGGCCAGACCGCCGATCGCATCCAGGGCTACCGCCACGGCTGCGACGCCTACATGCCCAAGCCCGGCGACCCGGAGGAACTGGTGGCCATCGTGCGCAACCTGCTCGATCGCTCTCGCCAGGTCCAATCGGAGATCGTCAGTTTGGTGAGCGAACTGAACCATCGCCCGGCCCCGGTCGCTATCGAAGCGATCGACCTGGATCTCACCCCCCGCGAGCAGGAGGTGCTGCTGCTGGTCTACGCGGGTCTGATGAACAAAGAAATCGCCGGCCGCCTGGAGCGCTCCACCCGCAACGTCGAGAAGTATGTCAGCCGCCTGCTCGCCAAGACCGGCACCAGCAGCCGCACCGAGCTGGTGCGCTTCGCCCTCGAACACGGCCTGGTCAGCCCCGGCAGCGCTGCGGGTTAA
- a CDS encoding alkaline phosphatase family protein — MRYFYSAALAATLALAAVPAAWAAPKVVLISLDGANASIADEYFKSGVLNAKTGLGLLRRTGAFARQNVTITPSVTAPGHIAIATGSTAAKNDINANSFHLIKSNFTQNTSGFGAPIGGYDVSGPTVSEEPTATPLWVTLRAAGKQVATATWPGGDGVDVLEPTSTNLIQPASVRTVDYTVPFGSFAGVGAKGFVLGAADFADGTAALASQLAAAGYVSYSPVKQKTSLLETFTVGDVTYNILVAALDGTNDQVVNYDTLVFYDEAQGIKPGPFSLPSTGPAYERVDGNSSKFYLEGSSNKAGTAFYVSFLAGDLSTVRFARYATNFIPRNAPIIASVDDINNNVGFWAPQPDFRIPERISPGFETFPDLELEGMYADQVRSFVSYQTDIGLRAISQNPNADLVMIYIEQPDGSGHQFTLTDPRQPTDFKNPNSIGSGQDPEKKARYASYLKTAYQTASDAVQRIIQAVGTERDGTPKSDVLVVSDHGMAPFHTAVSIFNLLSNNGIDTTKVRAVTTGPAANLYISLQGREADGVVSESEYLELQKKIVEVLRGAADPNPTYNYSLPGGKLFRFVTPRPTPEGKPVGFATSDAIGQDAGDVVAILNPGYNFDGTQSPVVYRQGDDTTVTTPVLSLANFYGAHGYDSRLPEMSAIFYAAGPNIRKGTFQAVRNIDVAPTILQILGVAPASTVQGNALNRLLKK; from the coding sequence ATGCGATACTTTTATTCTGCAGCGCTCGCGGCGACGCTGGCGCTCGCGGCCGTGCCCGCGGCCTGGGCGGCGCCCAAGGTGGTTTTGATCTCCCTCGACGGCGCCAACGCCTCGATCGCCGACGAGTACTTCAAATCCGGGGTACTCAATGCCAAAACCGGCCTAGGTCTGTTGCGGCGCACCGGCGCTTTTGCCCGTCAGAACGTGACGATCACCCCGTCGGTGACCGCGCCCGGCCACATCGCGATTGCGACCGGTTCGACGGCGGCCAAAAACGACATCAACGCCAACAGCTTTCACCTGATCAAGAGCAACTTCACCCAAAACACCAGCGGCTTCGGCGCTCCCATCGGCGGCTACGACGTCTCCGGCCCGACGGTGAGCGAGGAGCCCACCGCCACACCGCTGTGGGTGACCCTGCGCGCGGCGGGCAAGCAGGTGGCCACCGCCACCTGGCCGGGGGGCGACGGCGTCGATGTGCTGGAGCCCACCTCCACCAACCTCATTCAGCCTGCTTCGGTGCGCACGGTCGATTACACCGTGCCCTTCGGCTCCTTCGCAGGGGTCGGCGCCAAAGGCTTCGTGCTCGGCGCGGCGGACTTTGCCGACGGGACGGCGGCCCTGGCAAGCCAGCTTGCGGCGGCAGGTTACGTCTCCTATAGCCCCGTCAAGCAAAAAACCAGCCTGCTTGAGACTTTCACCGTGGGCGACGTCACCTACAACATTCTGGTGGCGGCTCTGGACGGTACCAACGACCAGGTCGTCAACTACGACACGCTGGTGTTCTACGACGAAGCCCAGGGTATCAAGCCCGGTCCCTTCAGCCTGCCTTCCACCGGACCCGCCTACGAGCGCGTGGACGGCAACTCGAGCAAGTTCTACCTCGAAGGCAGCAGCAACAAAGCCGGTACAGCGTTCTACGTAAGCTTTTTGGCCGGGGATCTTTCGACGGTGCGCTTCGCGCGCTACGCGACCAACTTTATTCCCCGCAACGCGCCGATTATCGCCTCGGTGGACGACATCAACAACAACGTCGGCTTCTGGGCGCCCCAGCCGGATTTTCGCATTCCGGAGCGCATCAGCCCCGGCTTTGAGACCTTCCCGGATCTCGAACTCGAAGGCATGTACGCAGATCAGGTGCGCTCGTTCGTCTCCTACCAGACCGACATTGGGTTACGGGCCATCTCCCAGAACCCGAACGCCGATCTGGTGATGATCTATATCGAGCAACCGGACGGCTCGGGCCACCAGTTCACCCTCACCGATCCGCGCCAGCCCACCGACTTCAAAAACCCCAACAGCATCGGCAGCGGTCAAGATCCGGAGAAAAAAGCCCGCTACGCAAGCTACCTCAAGACCGCTTACCAGACAGCCAGCGACGCTGTGCAGCGCATCATCCAGGCGGTGGGCACCGAGCGCGACGGCACCCCCAAAAGCGATGTGCTCGTCGTCTCCGACCACGGCATGGCCCCTTTTCACACCGCCGTGAGCATCTTCAACCTGCTCAGCAACAACGGCATCGACACCACCAAGGTGCGGGCAGTGACCACCGGCCCCGCCGCCAACCTCTACATCAGCCTGCAGGGGCGTGAGGCCGACGGTGTCGTCAGCGAGAGCGAGTATCTAGAGTTGCAAAAGAAAATTGTCGAGGTTCTGCGGGGCGCCGCCGACCCCAACCCGACCTACAACTACTCGCTGCCCGGGGGCAAACTGTTCCGGTTCGTCACGCCGCGCCCGACGCCCGAGGGCAAACCGGTGGGCTTCGCCACCAGCGACGCCATCGGCCAGGATGCGGGTGATGTCGTGGCGATTCTCAATCCCGGCTACAACTTCGACGGCACCCAGTCGCCGGTGGTCTATCGCCAGGGCGACGACACGACCGTGACCACCCCGGTGCTCTCCCTTGCCAACTTCTACGGCGCCCACGGCTACGATTCGCGTCTCCCCGAAATGAGCGCCATCTTCTACGCCGCGGGACCGAATATCCGCAAGGGCACTTTCCAGGCGGTGCGCAACATCGACGTGGCTCCGACCATCCTCCAGATTCTGGGAGTGGCCCCAGCCTCCACCGTCCAGGGCAACGCCCTGAACCGGTTGCTCAAAAAGTAA
- a CDS encoding RIP homotypic interaction motif-containing protein produces the protein MRPLTWFMVLALAVALPGAAWAGTIEVDPSVQTAVGVQNAQQVQLGFGVREQTGTIVQQQPQYQFTSRPRRGPTRYNYPGSDDIRVAPGVQTAVGVQNAQQVQLGLPGFGRYRDRN, from the coding sequence ATGAGACCTCTTACCTGGTTTATGGTCCTGGCATTGGCGGTTGCCCTACCGGGGGCGGCCTGGGCGGGCACGATCGAAGTCGATCCGAGTGTGCAGACGGCCGTGGGCGTCCAGAACGCCCAGCAGGTCCAGCTCGGCTTCGGGGTGCGCGAGCAGACGGGCACCATCGTTCAGCAGCAGCCCCAGTACCAGTTCACTTCCCGGCCCCGCCGCGGTCCCACCCGCTACAACTACCCCGGAAGCGACGATATCCGCGTCGCTCCTGGAGTCCAGACGGCCGTAGGGGTCCAGAATGCCCAGCAGGTCCAGTTGGGCCTGCCCGGCTTCGGCCGCTACCGCGACCGCAACTGA
- a CDS encoding Uma2 family endonuclease, whose protein sequence is MTFVLPSVTYPSSDGEPVAETFDHLYAILVTLEVLRQYLSGQQATVLANQFLYYAQGFPRLRVAPDVMVIFSVAPGGRDNYKIWEEGQVPAAIFEMTSAGTQQNDTVEKKHLYERLGVREYWLFDPRGEWVEGRLQGYRLQPVEVMGEVVEVYLPITDGRSAVLGLRLQVEDRLPAFYREDSGEKLLIPAELAEELHRTAALLEQERRAREQERQGREQERRAREQAERRAAALAERLRELGVDPDTV, encoded by the coding sequence ATGACTTTTGTGCTGCCCTCCGTCACCTACCCGAGCAGCGACGGAGAACCCGTGGCCGAGACGTTCGATCACCTCTACGCCATCCTGGTGACGCTGGAGGTGCTCAGGCAATACTTGAGCGGCCAGCAAGCCACGGTGCTTGCCAACCAGTTTCTCTACTACGCCCAGGGATTTCCCCGGCTGCGGGTGGCCCCGGACGTGATGGTGATTTTCAGCGTCGCACCCGGCGGACGGGATAATTACAAAATCTGGGAGGAGGGCCAGGTTCCGGCGGCGATCTTCGAAATGACCTCGGCGGGCACCCAGCAAAACGACACGGTCGAGAAGAAGCACCTCTACGAGCGTTTGGGTGTGCGGGAGTACTGGCTATTCGATCCGAGGGGCGAATGGGTCGAAGGCCGACTGCAGGGATATCGTCTGCAACCGGTAGAAGTGATGGGCGAAGTGGTTGAGGTGTACCTGCCGATCACCGACGGTCGCAGCGCAGTTCTGGGCTTGCGCCTGCAGGTAGAAGACCGGTTGCCGGCGTTTTACCGGGAGGACAGCGGCGAGAAGTTGCTTATCCCGGCGGAACTGGCGGAGGAATTGCACCGTACCGCAGCGCTCCTGGAGCAGGAGCGCCGGGCGAGGGAGCAAGAGCGCCAGGGCAGGGAACAAGAACGTCGGGCCAGAGAACAGGCCGAAAGACGGGCGGCGGCACTGGCTGAGCGCCTGCGGGAACTGGGAGTGGATCCGGACACGGTTTAG
- a CDS encoding alpha-amylase family glycosyl hydrolase: protein MAITIEEKAPRKLSEADLRPRGQVHPSPASWRDQFLYQLLPDRFSDGREADRPLFDPADPARFQVKDRGAWMAAGKRFVGGTLKGVISKLDYLQGLGVTTLWLNPPWKQRADLETYHGYGIQNFFDIDPRFGTRQDLRDLVDAAHARGLYVILDVIYNHSGNNWFYRDEWDGSPQSMRPYRYAPGYPVHGWRSGDGRSVGEIVSLDDGVWPEEFQNFDWYTRAGRIINWSEAAWEDYLSPQVEFRRGDFFDLKDFNLANPATIAGLARVYQYWIALSDCDGFRVDAVKHVSPVESRKFCAAINEYAQSIGKDNFLLTGELTDDRMLLAYLDIVGRNLDAALDIVSAPIQLTAAAKGLAHPGAFFGLYDENTLAGAYRQSGLYHVSVLDDHDMSSRSYKSRFAAHGEGVPNLYRQVAHAVGVQLTMPGIPSIYYGTEQALDGSESNHDYGIDGSHEYVDRYVREAMFGGAFGAFRTEGCHFFNPDHPTYLRIAAIARLRNRLDAVGKTLRRGHHYLRETSFVHRPFVLPGAGELVAWSQILFETEALMVLNTHGLENRGAEVTVETSLHPEGSSMAVLYHSEWSDDQLRQPPSAQTVPVEYGHGRATVRIDLPPCGMVILS from the coding sequence ATGGCAATCACCATCGAAGAGAAAGCTCCCCGCAAGCTCAGCGAAGCGGATCTGCGGCCGCGCGGCCAAGTGCATCCGAGCCCGGCAAGCTGGCGCGATCAGTTTCTCTACCAGCTGTTGCCGGACCGCTTCAGCGACGGCCGCGAGGCGGATCGGCCGCTTTTTGACCCGGCCGATCCGGCCCGATTCCAGGTCAAAGACAGAGGAGCCTGGATGGCGGCGGGGAAGCGATTCGTAGGTGGAACCCTCAAAGGCGTCATCAGCAAGCTCGACTATCTGCAGGGGCTCGGGGTGACGACGCTGTGGCTCAACCCACCCTGGAAGCAGCGAGCGGATCTGGAGACTTATCACGGCTACGGTATTCAGAACTTTTTCGACATCGATCCGCGCTTCGGGACCCGCCAGGATCTGCGCGACTTGGTCGATGCCGCCCACGCACGGGGCCTGTACGTCATCCTCGATGTGATCTATAACCACAGCGGCAACAACTGGTTCTACCGAGACGAATGGGACGGCAGCCCGCAATCGATGCGCCCCTACCGCTATGCGCCCGGCTATCCGGTGCACGGTTGGCGCTCCGGCGACGGGCGCAGCGTGGGTGAGATTGTTTCTCTCGACGACGGCGTCTGGCCCGAGGAGTTTCAAAACTTTGACTGGTACACCCGCGCCGGGCGGATCATCAACTGGAGCGAAGCGGCCTGGGAGGATTATCTGAGCCCCCAGGTCGAATTTCGCCGGGGCGATTTTTTTGATCTCAAAGACTTCAACCTGGCCAATCCCGCCACCATCGCCGGTTTGGCCCGCGTCTACCAGTACTGGATTGCCCTCAGTGACTGCGACGGATTTCGTGTCGATGCGGTCAAGCACGTCTCCCCTGTCGAATCGCGCAAGTTCTGCGCGGCCATCAACGAGTATGCCCAGTCGATCGGCAAGGACAATTTTTTGCTCACCGGTGAACTCACCGACGACCGCATGCTGCTTGCCTACCTCGACATCGTCGGGCGCAACCTGGATGCGGCCCTCGACATCGTCAGCGCGCCGATTCAGCTGACCGCCGCAGCCAAGGGCCTTGCTCACCCGGGCGCCTTCTTCGGTCTTTACGACGAGAACACCCTGGCGGGCGCCTACCGCCAGAGCGGGCTTTATCATGTCTCGGTCCTCGACGATCACGACATGTCCTCGCGCAGCTACAAATCGCGCTTTGCCGCCCACGGCGAAGGGGTGCCCAACCTTTACCGGCAGGTGGCCCACGCGGTCGGCGTGCAACTGACGATGCCCGGTATTCCTTCGATTTACTACGGCACCGAACAGGCCCTGGACGGCTCCGAGAGCAACCACGACTACGGCATCGATGGGTCGCACGAATATGTCGATCGCTACGTGCGCGAAGCGATGTTCGGGGGTGCCTTTGGTGCCTTTCGCACCGAGGGTTGCCACTTTTTCAACCCGGATCACCCTACCTATCTGCGCATCGCCGCCATCGCCCGCCTGCGCAACCGTCTGGACGCCGTCGGCAAAACCCTGCGCCGGGGGCATCACTACCTGCGGGAGACCTCGTTTGTCCACCGACCCTTTGTCCTCCCGGGGGCCGGCGAGCTGGTGGCCTGGTCGCAAATTCTGTTCGAGACGGAGGCGCTGATGGTCCTCAACACCCACGGCCTGGAGAATCGAGGTGCCGAGGTGACCGTCGAGACCTCGCTGCACCCGGAAGGTTCGTCGATGGCCGTCCTGTACCACAGCGAATGGAGCGACGACCAGCTGCGTCAGCCGCCGTCGGCTCAGACCGTGCCTGTCGAGTATGGCCACGGTCGCGCCACGGTGCGCATCGACCTGCCCCCCTGCGGCATGGTGATTCTGAGCTGA